In Nitrospira sp., the genomic window ACGCTGCTCGCACGGTGAGCCTCTGAACGAAGCGACAAGGTCGCTAGCGGACTTTTTCAACAGCCGACTACCAGTCCGCGCCGAGACGATCAACCACAATCTGGTGCACGACCGCTTGCGGGCCGAGGCAGGCCAGGTACAGCGCGGTTTCTGCGATATCGAAGGGGTCGATCTTCTCACTCTCCGCACGTGCCCTCGCCGTCGCATCCACCAATTCGTCCGCCACACCCCCTGGACAAATGGCACTGACTTTGATGCGGTGCTCTCGCCCCTCGTCCGCCAGCGACTTCGTCAGCGCCATGACAGCATGTTTCGAGGCACTGTACGTTCCGGTGCCTCTCCAGGCCTGCACCCCGGCCACGCTCGACATGTTGAGGATCGTTCCGCCTCCCTGCGTTTTCATCTGGGCAAACCCCGCCCGGCAGCAGAGGAAGGTGCCGCGCACATTGGTCCGCATGACCTCGTCGAACGCGTCAGGGGTGGTCTCTGCGATCCGCCGCCCGCCGAAAATTCCGGCATTGTTCACGAGAATATCCAACCGTCCATAACGGCGAACGGTTTCAGTCACCAGGTGTTCGACCTGGGATTCTTCGGCCACATCGGTTTGCAACGCCAGCGCGTTCCCGCCGGCCGCGTTGATCTGCGCGACGGTGTCTTCACACTCAGGCAATCGCCTCGCCGCCACTACGACCGTGGCCCCCTCTTGAGCGAAGCGTAACGCGATCGCCTTCCCAATACCGCTGCTGCCGCCGGTGACGATCGCAATCTTGCCCTTCAACCGTTGCATCCTTGCTCCTCCCTCACCGCTACGATTCACAGGCCCTGCGGTCATACTCCGCACGGCCCGCCGAACGCCCATCTACCCTTACAACGTATGCGCGACAAACGCGTGCTCCCCGATTGCCTCGCGCGCCACCTCCAGCAAATGGCGATGGTGGGTAAAGACCAGCACCTGGTTGTTCTCCGCAAACCTCGCCAAGGCCCGCAGGATGTGCGCCGCACGGCGGTCATCCGAGGTGATGAGCGCATCATCGAGCACCAGCGGCATCTGCGGATGCGCCGAACGCCGGACATCGAGGGCTGCCAGTCTGAGTGCGAGATACAGTTGATCCGCCGTCCCCTCGCTCATTTCATCGAGCGTGACGCGTGCGCCGCCGGCCCGCACCGCGCACAACATCGAGTGGGCCTCGCTCTCGTCGGTCATGACCCGTTCATAGTCGCCCCCAGTGACCAGTGAAAAATACGCGGAGGCTTTCATCATCATGGGGGCCTGCGCCCGTTCTCGGAACCGGCGTACAGCCTGTTGAAGTAATGCGCGAGCCAGCTTCAGCCTCATCCACGGTCTGATGGCTGAACGGTACCGGGCCGCAGCGGATTCCATGGCTTCCCTCGCCAATGCGGCGCGATCGGACGCATCAATGGCTTCCACTGCCCGGCGGGTCTGCTCCTCGGTCTGCCGGGCGACAGCCTGCGCTTCCTCGCTCGTTTTGATGTCAGCGCGGCATCGCTCCCGCTCGCTCTCAATGGTCACGGCGTCACGACCCGCCAGGCACTGACGCAGGTCCTCTTCCGAACGGGAAGAGGCTTGCGCCAGCTGCTGCCGCGCCTGAGCCAGCGATCTGGCCGCCTCACGTTTGCGCCACGCCGCCTCCTCGCTCTGCGGCAACGATTCGGCGGAGGTGACGCCGGCTGCGGCACAGAGTCGTGCTAACGTCCCCCGCTGCCCGGCCAGCTCCGATGCCGCACGCCGGCGCAGATCCTGAGCCTTGCGTTGATCGCGGACGAGGGTCCCGTGCTCTTGTTCTGAGGCCCGGGCTGCAATCATCCGGGTCCGCAACCGATCTGCAAAGTCGTCGACAACGTGAGGAGCCGCTTCCCCCAGCAAGGCGGCAACCTGATTGGCTTGCATCACTACATCATCGAGAATAGCCTGCGCTTGCGCCTGCCGTTGCCGCGCCTCACTCAACGCCGCCGCCTGACGCGCCAGACCGTCCAATTCATCAAGCCGCACCTTGAAGGCATCCGGAACCGTTTCAGGAGAGAGACACAACCGCACATGCCACTCCCCCAGCGCCGCACGATGACGCTGTAAGGCTGCCTCCGTCTCGGCAATCGATCGGATCACCTGTTCACGCTCAACCCGTTGGGCCTCCGCCGCCTGATTCTTCGCACTCCAGGCCGCATCCGCTCCCACCGCCTGCCGTTCCCATCTCATCGCCTCGTCGATCAGCGACGGCAGCGCGTGCACGGCGGACCCATTCACCTCGCCAACGGCATATCCAAGCTCGGACAACGCGCTCGCGAGTGTCGCTACGCCTTCGCGCGCCTCTTGCCGCAATCGCTCTCGATCATCCTGCATCGCGCTCACCCGCTCCGCCAACCGTAAGGCATCGATCCGTCGCCCCTGCCATTCCCGTAACGGTTCCGGAGCGAGGTCAGGCAGCCCCGCCTGTTTCAGGCGGCCTGCCCACGCGATCAGGATATCTTCGCGGCTTGTCCTCAGCGTGGTGATCTGGCGATCGATGTCCGTGCCTCGCGTTTCCATCAGCTCGATGCGCCCCGAGCATTCTTCAAGGCCGGCGGCACGTTTCGCGTCGGCTCGCAGCAGATCGGCCTGCCGATCCGCCTCACCCACCGCGGCCTCGAAGGCCTCCGGAGCAACCCTGGTCGCATTGAATCCCAGCGGCAGTTGATCCCGATCACGCACCTGGTCGATGTACGCCCTGCGGATGGACATCCAACCATCGTCTCGTCTGGCACGAGCCTGACGCAAGGTTTCGGCTGTCACCACTTCCCCTTCGGCAGCCAGTTGCCTGAGTCGCAATCGTTGTCCATCCAGGTCACGCTCCAGCAACTTCTGCTCTTCCTGCAGCGTACTGATGGCAGCGTCCACGTCCGCCAGTTCTTTCCTCGTCTCGGCAATCTGCGCGTCCAGGAGCGGCTGAGTGGCCCGCAGCGCTCGATCGGAGGCGAGACCGACATCAGCCAACGCCCGTTCCAGCATCGACTCCAGTTCGCGGAGCTGACGTTCTCCCTCACTCTGCCGGCGGACCACATCGCCCAGCGACTGCGCGCCTCGAAGGGCAGAGGTGAGACGCTGTCTGGCAGCAGGATCACCCGGTGGGGCGATGACCTCCCGATCGGTGTGCACCGCCGCATCGAGCACCGCGGCACGCTCACGATACTGCTCAAGGCGGTCGCTCAATCGACTCACCTGCGCCAGATGCTCGTCCAACGCAAGCCGATCAGCGGCGGCAGGCACGGCTTCCAGTACCTGCCGTACCTCCCGTCCCGGAGCCAGCCGTGCAACGGACAAGGCAAGGTCGCTCTCAAGCCTGGTGATCACCGCATGGCCCTGTTGCACCTCAGTCCGGACACCACCCACGGCAGCCGCCGCCGTCACCACGCGTTCGATGGCTCCCGCATGTTCGATCAGCAACGGCTCCAACACCAGGTCCTTGAGCGCGACGATGCATCGTTCCTTCTCGCTCTCCGCCTCTCTCAGATTCCGTTGCGCATGCTCGAGCGCCTGCAACGCCGCCAACCGTTCTTCTCTCGCCTGCTCGGGCAAATCGGGCACGCCGGCCAGCGAGACCAACAAGGTCGACGCCGCAGCAGATTCCCGCAACAGGGGTTCGACCGTCCGCAGTTCGGTCAACTCATGCTCTCGCCGACGCAATGTCTCCAACGTTCGAGTGACCTCGGACACCGCCGCCACCGCGGCATCATGCGCCCGATTCAGGGTCTGCCATTCCGCCGGTTTCGTTTGCGCATCGCGCCAGACCTGCCGTTGCTCATCCAGGCGCCGACGCGCGTCATTGATCACCGCGTTCTGCGCCCGGCCATGCGAGCTGTAGAGTGTTTTGGCGTCGACCTCCAACGCTTCCAACAGGGCCGCGATTCCGCTTGTTCCCGCGCTGGCTTCAAACAGAGCCACCCCCACATCTCCCTCGCCGCGCAGCAGGATCTTCCCCCCTTCGCGCAACCGGGCGTGGTTGAGGCCAAACATGGCTTCGAATTCGCCTCGCTCCATCCCGCCGGTCAACTCCCGTTCAAGCCCGGCTGCAAGGGGGTGCGCCGCATCCGGCTGCTCCGTGTCGACATTGAGCCGCGAGAGGGTGACACCCTTGCCCTTGCGCCGCACACATCCGACCCGTTCCCCAGTTTGCGTGAGGAAAATCCCGCCGATGCGCAGATCGCTTGCCGCGTGGACGAAATCATCCGGGCTGCGCAGGGGAATGCCGAATCGCAGGTCCATCATGGCGCGTAATGCCGACGACTTTCCCGCTTCGTTGGGTCCGTACACCAGATGCAGATCGGTGCGGCCGTCCGACACATCCAGCGTCTTGTCGGTGAAGGGGCCGAAGGCCTGAAGCAGGAGTTTGAGGAGCTTCATCGCTCTGTTCCGGAATTGGTCAGGCGCGCCAGAACGGTCGCCTCGGCATCCATCACGAGGGTCTTCAATTCGGTCAGGTCGTCGAGCCTCGGCACATCGCCGGCCGCCACCTCTTGCGGGATGGAACCCAGCAGATTCCCGACTTCGTCCTGTACCAGCCGAAGCAATTCCGCCTCATCCCCGACGATCGAGTCCACGAGCCGCACCAATTCACCCACGGCATCCTGGCGCTCCGCGGTTCTGGCGCGATCCAGCGGCGCGGCCAATTCCAGCCGCACCTGTTCGATCCATATTTCCGCCTCACCGATATCCTGGGCCGCGCCATACATGGCCGCAGCCAGGGTGCCGGGTTGGTTCGCTTCCACCCGATGCAGTTCCGTGGATCCCGTCAAGGTCACACGCACGGCATGCAAGCGATCCCGAGACCCGGCAAGCGCCGGTTCGAGCGCGCGCCGAAACGCCTCGCCCAAGCCATCGAGCCTGTGAATGCCATCCAGCGACACGGCCACCTGACTCCACCGAACGACATCAAGCGCCAGGAACTCACTCTCGATCCGCCCCGCCTCCACCGTGACCAACTCACAGCCCTTCGCACCGGTTTCCTTCGCATGGCGGCCTTGCAGGTTTCCCGGAAACAGAACACGCGGCCGCTCGCACAGAAGTTCCCGCGCATGCACATGGCCCAGGGCCCAATAGTCGTACCCTTTGTTCAGCAAGGTCGGCAGGTCGGTCGGCGCATAGGTATCGTGGCCGGCCCGCCCGGTCAGACTCGTATGCAAGAGACCGATGTTGAAGAAGCCAGGCACGGGAGCGGGATAGGATGGAACCAGGTCTTCATCGACCGCCCGTTCCGGAAAGCTGCGCCCGTGAATCGCCGTCGACAGGTCGTCGAGTCGAACCGTCTGCGCGGTGCGTGAGGAGAACACCGTCACATGCGGCGGCAGGGCCAACTGTTTCGAAATCACGCCCTGCGCATCATGATTGCCCTGGACGATGAACACTCGAATCCCGGCCCGCCCGAGGCGCACCAGTTGCTCACGAAAAAACAGGCCCGTGTGGAAATCCTGCCAATCGCAGTCGTAGATGTCTCCGACGATCAGGACGAAATCCACCCGTTCAGCCAACGCCCGGTCCACCAACCGCTCGAACGCGCTCCGGGTCGCGGACCGTAGCCGCGCAACGGGCGCACCGTCGTACCGATCGAGGCCGCGCAGGGGACTGTCGATATGGAGATCAGCCGCGTGAATGAAGCGCATCGAGCATCAACACCCCACTTCCTGTCAGCACATGCCGCCGCCGCGGAGCCTACCATACCGAGAAAGAACTTTCGAACCGGACAGTAGGCCATGGAAGCCCGTTACTACACACGGGTCGACAGCACATCCGTCGGTCGCCGCCAGGTCGAGCAAGGGCTCATTCCAGCATCTCCCCGTGACATCGCAGGTCATGGTGTAGATCATAGTGCAATAGACTTTCCCGACGATCGAGGGTGATTCTTGCATTTAACGCAACCGCACCCGTATGCTCGACCCATTACTGGAGATGCGATGTCGGAAACAGCCCGCGAACTTTCCACTCTGAGCGTGACGGAATTAAAAGACCTGGTGCAGAGTTTGGTCGATGACCGGCTGCGCACATTGCTCGGCGACCCCGATCTTGGCGCGCCGCTCGGAGAATCCGTCCGCGACCGCCTCAAGCAATCCCTCGCCTCAGCAGAACGGATCACCGGTGACGAAGTGGCCGACAAGCTCGGCCTACGGTGGTAACCATGCCCTGGTACCGCCTCGCGTTTCGCCCCGATGTGATCGGCGATCTCAGCGCTGCCGAGACGGCCATGGCGCAACGGTTGTTCGACAAAACAAAGTGGCTGGCTTCCAACGTCGACAATTTACGGCATGAACCGGTGGCGGCGGATTTGCCCGGCGTCCACAAATACGCGGTGGGCGACTGGCGCATTTTTTACTCGATCGACCGCGCCGAGCAACTGGTCGACATTCTCTACATTCAGCACCGGCCTCCCGGCGCTCGAGCAGCCGGTGCAGAACGATGCTGAACCTCACTCGCACGGCCCTCGAACGCTTGCGGGCCTTGATCCGGGAACATCCTGATGATCCGGTCGTACGGATTGCGGTGCGCGACGTCACCGCGCAACGGCTTTCGCTTTCCATTACCTTGGAGGCGACGACCCGTGACGATGACGCGGTGGAACAGATTGACGGGGTCACGGTGGCATTGGACCGGGCCAGCGCGCACCGCACCAGCGGGATGACCGTGGATTATCGGGAACCCGGAGGGTTCAGCTTCGTCCATCCCCCGGCGGAAGAGTTGGGACTCATCATGCCCAGCCGCAACTAGCCAGGATGCTGAAAAAGAGCGCCGGCTTGGTGAAGACACTGGGCGCTCACCGGCTCGCGCCCGTGCGCAAACTTGCCGCTCCGTATTCGTCGCGGCGCGCACCTCGCAGGCTCAACGTATCGCAAGGGTCCGCCTCGCCCACTCGCATGGCTGCGGCCTCGCCGGACGGCCTTTTTGAGCATCCTGTGAGTGCTTGAACATGCCTACGATTTCATCCGAGGAAAGACGCTGCCGAAATGCATGGAGAACGCGCCGCGAGCCACATCCGCCACGTACCGTTCGAGCGCTTCATGAATGACGGGAAACGCGAGATCGTCCCAGGGAATTTCGTCCAATCCGAACAGCCGAACATCCAAACTCTCGGTGCCGGGTTTGAATTCCGGCTTCCGGAGGACACCGCGAAACACCATGTGCACCTGGCTGATGCGGGGCAGGCTCAGCACGGCATACAGCGATGTGATTTCCACGTCGGCATGCGCCTCCTCGAGCGTTTCGCGGATGGCCGCCTGCTCAGTACTCTCCCCGATTTCCATGAATCCGGCAGGAAAGGTCCAATGACCGATGCGCGGCTCGATCGCCCGCCGGCAGAGCAGAATTTTGTCTTCCCACTCGGGAATGCACCCGGCGACGATTTTCGGATTGACGTAATGGACGACCTGACAGGTATCGCAGACGAACCGCGGCAAATTATCGCCGGGGGGAATTCGTTTCGACAGCCCGGCCCCACACTCGCTGCAAAACTTCATGAAGGCCCCCGATTAGGACGACGGAACGACAGAAATGGATAACACACTTCACATTTTTTTTACACCCTGCCCTCGTGGCCTCGAAGCCGTGCTGGCTCAGGAACTCACGGACCTGGGCGCCGCCGACGTGAAGCCGACGGCAGGGGGCGTCGCGTTTGCCGGCCCCCTCGCGCTCTGCTATCGCGTGAACCTGGAAAGTCGCATTGCCAGCCGCGTCCTTCTGCGTATTGCCGAAGGCAGTTATCGCGATGAACGGGACGTGTATGACGCCGCCCACGCCGTCCGTTGGCAAGACTGGTTCACCCCACAACAGCGAATCAAAGTGAAGGTGAGCGCGCACCACTGTCCGCTGAGAAGCCTGGACTTCGTCACCCTGCGCGTGAAAGACGCCGTGTGCGACCGGTTCCAGTCTGCCAGGGGCAAACGTCCCTCCGTAGACACCCATGCGCCGGACATCCTCATCGCCGTCTACTTGGATCGCACCCAATGCACGTTCTACCTGGACACCTCCGGTGAGCCGCTCTTCAAACGTGGTTGGCGGAAGTCGGCCGGAGAGGCGCCGATTCGGGAAAATCTTGCAGCCGGAATCCTGCGCCTTGCGCACTGGACCCCGGATACCATCCTCTACGACCCCATGTGCGGCAGCGGGACCTTTGTAGTAGAAGCCGCGTTGATGGCCCGCCGGGTTGCCCCCGGCATCGGCCGCCGGTTCGCGTTCGAGAAGTTTCTCTCCTACGATCCCCGCACCGCCAGTGCACTGCGTGACGAACTCAAGGCCGGGGAGCTCAGCGCCGGGATGGAATTGATTCACGCCGCCGACCAGAGCGCCCAGGCCCTCACGTCGCTCAGAGCCAATCTGACCATCGCCGGCTGCAGCGAATTCGTCACCGTGCGGCAGGGCGACGCGCGGGAACTCCCCGCTCCGGCTGAAACCGGACTCCTTGTCACCAACCCTCCGTATGGCCATCGAATGGGAGAATCGGCATCACTCCAAGCCTTTTATCCGCAATTCGGCGACCACCTGAAACAGCACTTTTGCGGTTGGACGGTGCAGATTTTCACCGCCGACATGAATTTGCCCGGTATGCTTCGCCTCGCTCCGTCCCGCCGCATTCCCCTGTTCAATGGCGCCATCGAATGCCGGCTGTTCGAATTCCGCATGGTCGCCGGCAGCCTCAGAAAACCAAAACCGCAGGACAGACACTCTCCTCCACGTTAGTCCACAGTATTCATGAGCATTTCTGCTGCAATCGCCGCGTCCCTGCGGAGACGGGCCTTCGGCCGGCGGGCTCGCAATCTAGTTCGGCAAGTTCGCAACGACCCCTCATGAATACTGCGGACGAATACTCTTCGCTGGTCCCTCGTACCGTCTCGTTCGAGACAGACGTGTTACGTTTCACTTGTCACATCCCCCGACCATGGCGGCTTGACAGCACCGCGAAAGGCTCCTATTTTCAATCCATGACGAGGAAGCAACCGGTACCGAATACCCGGGCGATGGAGGGCGGCCCATGAATGCGTCTCAGGCTCCCCTCGAAGCCGCACAGCGGGACAGCGACATCTCCCTTGCGCGCCTCATCGTTGTCTCCAATCGCGAGCCCTACGAACATCGCTTGGTGAAGAATCACCTCATTTGGGAACGCACCTCCGGAGGCCTGGTCTCGGCGCTTGATCCGATGATGCGGCGGCTCGGCGGAACTTGGATCGCCTGGGGCAGCGGCAAGGCCGACCGCGACGTGGTGGACGAGGATATGACCGTTGAAGTGCCACCGGACGCGCCGACCTACAGGCTCCGCCGCGTCTGGTTGGAATCCGCTGAGATCAAGGGCGGTTATCAGGGCTATGCGAACCAGGTGCTCTGGCCCCTGTGCCACCTGACCTTGGACCGCGTCGACTACCGGAAAGCCTATTGGCATGCGTATCAAGCCATGAACGCCCGCTTCGCCGAAGTGGTGCTGGGCGAACTGCACACAAAGGCAGGGTTCGTCTGGGTGCACGATTTTCACCTGGCGCTGCTGCCTGGCATGGTGAAGGCCTCGCGCCCGAAACAGCCGGTCGCAATGTTCTGGCATATCCCGTGGCCTGGCCCCGATGCCTTCCGCATTCTGCCGGAGCGGCGAGAACTGCTCGAGTCCCTGCTCACCTGCGACCTGCTCATGTTCCAGACACAAAGTTTCCTGCATGGATTCGTCGAATGCGCGAAAGAGTTCCTCGGTGCAGATGTCCAGGCAGACGATTGCCATCTCGACTATAAAGGGCATACGACCCGGGTCGTCTCCCGCCCGATCAGCATTGGTTTTCAGACCTGGGCCGAGCGGGCACAATCACCGCAGGTCACCCGCTCCATGGATGTCCTGCGCAATCTCCACGTGTTTCAACCGGGGGTGCGCATCGGGCTTGGCGTGGACCGGCTCGATTATACGAAGGGCCTGCTCAAACGCCTCTGGGCCATCGACGCATTTTTTCAGCAGTTCCCGCAATACCGTGGCCAGTTCACCTTTATTCAGATTGCCGTGCCGACCAGAGGTGACCTCGAGGCCTATCGACAGTACCGCGAGTTGATCCGTGAAACGGTGAACGACATCAACATGCGATACGGGAGTATCTCCCATTCCGGTACCCCCCGCGCCACACGGTGGCGCCCGATCGAGCTTCGCGAAGGGCGGATCGGCATGGACACCCTGGCGGCATACTACCGGATGGCGGACCTGGCCCTGGTCAGTTCAGTCTATGACGGAATGAATTTGGTCGCGAAGGAATACGTGGCCAGCCAAGTGGATGAGAAGGGCGTGTTGTTGGTCAGCCATATGGCCGGCGCAGCGGAAGAAATGACCGATGCGTTGGTGATCAACCCCTACGACCCGGAAGGTGTGGCCGACTCGATTCGACAGGCGTTGGAAATGCCCCTGGAACAACGCCGAGATCGGATGCATCGGATGCGGACCTACCTGGCGGCGCACGATATTCGAACCTGGGCGGACGATTGCTTGCGCGATGCGGGAATCCTTCCCCCTCATGATAGTCCCTCCCTTGACTAACCAACGCCAGACCACCCTCGGAGTGCGCCTGTGATCGCCTCAGCCTCACGGGCCGGTTTCCACTCGCCATTGATGCAGCCCCACGACTCTCCGCCCGTCATCGTTCCGAGGAGGCATTGCCGCAAGGCTTTCGATCGGCGACTCGCGGTTCTCATGGTCGTGGTTGTATCGTTCATGATGAGCGGCTGTGTCCAGCTGTCGAAACTGTTTGCCGTCACGCCGCCACCGGATCAACAGATCGATCGGCAGCAACAGGCGACGGTCGCACGCCTCAAGAGCATCGTCGAGCCGGAATTGAGGGACAACCTGACCGTCACCCTCCCCGCCGTGCGAAAGAGCCTGGCCGATCAATCCAACAAGGTGGCGAAGTTCAAGCGAAGCCTCGTCCTGGGCACACTGGCTGATCCTTGGGCAGGGCTTGCCGCGATCGAACAGGCCGGGTTGTTGGCCGCCACAGCCGCCGAATCTGGCGTCGAAGGTCTGCCCGCGGTAATCGACATTCTCGAAGGTCGGATGGATCGCGCAGGCACCTCCTTCGCACCACTCACCTTTCCCGTCAGTCTCGCCAGCGAGGAGTTGCTGACCTTTCTCACCGATGTGCTCGAACATGCCTATCAAGATCGCGAACAGGCGCTGCGTCATTTGTCGCCACAGGACCGGGAGTTTCTCTTCACGCAGGCGAGGCCTCTGGTCGAACAGTACACACCCCAAATCACGCCGCCGGCCCGACTCGCTGAAGCTGAAGCGGCGGCCACCTATGCCACCCTGCTCATGCAGCAGGTCGATTACGGCGCATTGGTCACCGGCGCCCAGCGACTGGCGCGGCTCGGCAATAGGAAATTCCTCCAGCAACTGGAGATCGCCTTGCACAATCGCAAACCAGTGGCACAGAGCGTCCCCGGCATTACCGGCGATCTCCTGCTGGTGCAGCAGACCTCGTACGGTTTGCTCGTCATCGGCGGGTATGGTCCCAACACCTACGACCTCGACAAGGGCGCGGCCCTGATCATCGACCTGGGAGGCAACGACAGTTATCGCGGACTCGTCGGCGCTAGCCCGAGCAGCGATCTCGGCAACAGCATGGTGATCGACTTGAGCGGCAATGACACCTATCAACCGGCTGCGCTGGGATTGGCGACAGGGCGCGCGGGTATCGGCCTCGTGATCGACCAGGGCGGCGACGACACCTATCGGCTGGCGCCCGGCACAGGCGGAGTCGGCCTCGCAGGCCTCGGCATCCTGTATGATGGAGACGGGCAGGATATTTACGAAGGAAGCCGATTTACCCAGGGTGCGGCGTTCGGCGGATTCGGCCTCCTGGTGGATCATGCCGGCGACGATCGGTATACGAGCTACGGGTACGCGCTCGGGTTTGGGGGACCGCTGGGTGTTGGCGCCCTGATCGATGTGGCCGGCAACGATGCGTACGATTGCGGCGGACGTTATCCCAGCGCCTACAATGACAGCGACACGCCTCAGGCTCGCCCCCAAGACCCCTCGTTTCAGTATGATTGTTTTGGACTGGGAA contains:
- a CDS encoding SDR family oxidoreductase → MQRLKGKIAIVTGGSSGIGKAIALRFAQEGATVVVAARRLPECEDTVAQINAAGGNALALQTDVAEESQVEHLVTETVRRYGRLDILVNNAGIFGGRRIAETTPDAFDEVMRTNVRGTFLCCRAGFAQMKTQGGGTILNMSSVAGVQAWRGTGTYSASKHAVMALTKSLADEGREHRIKVSAICPGGVADELVDATARARAESEKIDPFDIAETALYLACLGPQAVVHQIVVDRLGADW
- a CDS encoding type II toxin-antitoxin system RelE/ParE family toxin; protein product: MPWYRLAFRPDVIGDLSAAETAMAQRLFDKTKWLASNVDNLRHEPVAADLPGVHKYAVGDWRIFYSIDRAEQLVDILYIQHRPPGARAAGAERC
- a CDS encoding AAA family ATPase, translated to MKLLKLLLQAFGPFTDKTLDVSDGRTDLHLVYGPNEAGKSSALRAMMDLRFGIPLRSPDDFVHAASDLRIGGIFLTQTGERVGCVRRKGKGVTLSRLNVDTEQPDAAHPLAAGLERELTGGMERGEFEAMFGLNHARLREGGKILLRGEGDVGVALFEASAGTSGIAALLEALEVDAKTLYSSHGRAQNAVINDARRRLDEQRQVWRDAQTKPAEWQTLNRAHDAAVAAVSEVTRTLETLRRREHELTELRTVEPLLRESAAASTLLVSLAGVPDLPEQAREERLAALQALEHAQRNLREAESEKERCIVALKDLVLEPLLIEHAGAIERVVTAAAAVGGVRTEVQQGHAVITRLESDLALSVARLAPGREVRQVLEAVPAAADRLALDEHLAQVSRLSDRLEQYRERAAVLDAAVHTDREVIAPPGDPAARQRLTSALRGAQSLGDVVRRQSEGERQLRELESMLERALADVGLASDRALRATQPLLDAQIAETRKELADVDAAISTLQEEQKLLERDLDGQRLRLRQLAAEGEVVTAETLRQARARRDDGWMSIRRAYIDQVRDRDQLPLGFNATRVAPEAFEAAVGEADRQADLLRADAKRAAGLEECSGRIELMETRGTDIDRQITTLRTSREDILIAWAGRLKQAGLPDLAPEPLREWQGRRIDALRLAERVSAMQDDRERLRQEAREGVATLASALSELGYAVGEVNGSAVHALPSLIDEAMRWERQAVGADAAWSAKNQAAEAQRVEREQVIRSIAETEAALQRHRAALGEWHVRLCLSPETVPDAFKVRLDELDGLARQAAALSEARQRQAQAQAILDDVVMQANQVAALLGEAAPHVVDDFADRLRTRMIAARASEQEHGTLVRDQRKAQDLRRRAASELAGQRGTLARLCAAAGVTSAESLPQSEEAAWRKREAARSLAQARQQLAQASSRSEEDLRQCLAGRDAVTIESERERCRADIKTSEEAQAVARQTEEQTRRAVEAIDASDRAALAREAMESAAARYRSAIRPWMRLKLARALLQQAVRRFRERAQAPMMMKASAYFSLVTGGDYERVMTDESEAHSMLCAVRAGGARVTLDEMSEGTADQLYLALRLAALDVRRSAHPQMPLVLDDALITSDDRRAAHILRALARFAENNQVLVFTHHRHLLEVAREAIGEHAFVAHTL
- a CDS encoding trehalose-6-phosphate synthase, which produces MNASQAPLEAAQRDSDISLARLIVVSNREPYEHRLVKNHLIWERTSGGLVSALDPMMRRLGGTWIAWGSGKADRDVVDEDMTVEVPPDAPTYRLRRVWLESAEIKGGYQGYANQVLWPLCHLTLDRVDYRKAYWHAYQAMNARFAEVVLGELHTKAGFVWVHDFHLALLPGMVKASRPKQPVAMFWHIPWPGPDAFRILPERRELLESLLTCDLLMFQTQSFLHGFVECAKEFLGADVQADDCHLDYKGHTTRVVSRPISIGFQTWAERAQSPQVTRSMDVLRNLHVFQPGVRIGLGVDRLDYTKGLLKRLWAIDAFFQQFPQYRGQFTFIQIAVPTRGDLEAYRQYRELIRETVNDINMRYGSISHSGTPRATRWRPIELREGRIGMDTLAAYYRMADLALVSSVYDGMNLVAKEYVASQVDEKGVLLVSHMAGAAEEMTDALVINPYDPEGVADSIRQALEMPLEQRRDRMHRMRTYLAAHDIRTWADDCLRDAGILPPHDSPSLD
- a CDS encoding DNA repair exonuclease, which translates into the protein MRFIHAADLHIDSPLRGLDRYDGAPVARLRSATRSAFERLVDRALAERVDFVLIVGDIYDCDWQDFHTGLFFREQLVRLGRAGIRVFIVQGNHDAQGVISKQLALPPHVTVFSSRTAQTVRLDDLSTAIHGRSFPERAVDEDLVPSYPAPVPGFFNIGLLHTSLTGRAGHDTYAPTDLPTLLNKGYDYWALGHVHARELLCERPRVLFPGNLQGRHAKETGAKGCELVTVEAGRIESEFLALDVVRWSQVAVSLDGIHRLDGLGEAFRRALEPALAGSRDRLHAVRVTLTGSTELHRVEANQPGTLAAAMYGAAQDIGEAEIWIEQVRLELAAPLDRARTAERQDAVGELVRLVDSIVGDEAELLRLVQDEVGNLLGSIPQEVAAGDVPRLDDLTELKTLVMDAEATVLARLTNSGTER
- a CDS encoding NUDIX hydrolase; this translates as MKFCSECGAGLSKRIPPGDNLPRFVCDTCQVVHYVNPKIVAGCIPEWEDKILLCRRAIEPRIGHWTFPAGFMEIGESTEQAAIRETLEEAHADVEITSLYAVLSLPRISQVHMVFRGVLRKPEFKPGTESLDVRLFGLDEIPWDDLAFPVIHEALERYVADVARGAFSMHFGSVFPRMKS
- a CDS encoding class I SAM-dependent RNA methyltransferase — protein: MDNTLHIFFTPCPRGLEAVLAQELTDLGAADVKPTAGGVAFAGPLALCYRVNLESRIASRVLLRIAEGSYRDERDVYDAAHAVRWQDWFTPQQRIKVKVSAHHCPLRSLDFVTLRVKDAVCDRFQSARGKRPSVDTHAPDILIAVYLDRTQCTFYLDTSGEPLFKRGWRKSAGEAPIRENLAAGILRLAHWTPDTILYDPMCGSGTFVVEAALMARRVAPGIGRRFAFEKFLSYDPRTASALRDELKAGELSAGMELIHAADQSAQALTSLRANLTIAGCSEFVTVRQGDARELPAPAETGLLVTNPPYGHRMGESASLQAFYPQFGDHLKQHFCGWTVQIFTADMNLPGMLRLAPSRRIPLFNGAIECRLFEFRMVAGSLRKPKPQDRHSPPR